Proteins encoded together in one Peribacillus asahii window:
- a CDS encoding quaternary amine ABC transporter ATP-binding protein, which produces MNPFVEVRNVSKIFGKSPKAALELLEQGRSKKEILKETGQTVGVNKVDFNIYPGEIFVIMGLSGSGKSTLIRMFNRLIAPTVGEILIDNEDIVKMGPARLREVRQKKISMVFQNFALFPHKTILENTEFGLEIQKTFVEERREKAMSALAVVGLKGYENQFPSQLSGGMQQRVGLARALASDTDILLMDEAFSALDPLIRKDMQDELLEIQENFKKTIIFITHDLDEALRIGDRIALMKDGSIIQLGTPEQIMMKPANEFVEKFVEDVDLSKILTASHVMKRPEKIGADRGPRVALEIMRKQGYSSIFVVDRKQKLLGALTAEQARLAIDQNQSISEVMTTDIPTVAEDALLVDLMDAIATSNLPISVIDEEKRIKGIVIRGAVIGALAGNKDSLNDLESE; this is translated from the coding sequence ATGAATCCATTTGTAGAAGTAAGAAACGTATCAAAAATTTTTGGTAAGTCTCCAAAAGCGGCACTGGAGCTTTTAGAACAAGGTCGTTCTAAGAAAGAAATTTTGAAAGAAACAGGACAAACAGTTGGTGTCAATAAAGTGGACTTCAACATCTACCCTGGAGAAATCTTTGTAATTATGGGGTTGTCTGGGAGCGGGAAATCAACGTTAATTCGGATGTTTAACAGACTGATCGCCCCTACGGTTGGTGAAATTTTAATTGACAATGAAGATATTGTAAAAATGGGTCCCGCTCGCCTAAGGGAAGTAAGACAAAAGAAAATAAGCATGGTGTTTCAAAACTTTGCTCTTTTTCCCCATAAAACAATTTTAGAAAATACCGAATTTGGACTTGAAATCCAAAAGACCTTTGTTGAAGAACGGCGTGAAAAGGCAATGAGCGCATTAGCTGTCGTTGGACTAAAAGGTTATGAGAATCAATTTCCATCCCAATTGAGCGGTGGTATGCAGCAAAGGGTAGGACTCGCCCGTGCACTTGCTAGCGACACGGATATCCTGTTAATGGACGAAGCGTTTAGTGCACTTGATCCACTGATTCGTAAAGATATGCAGGATGAATTACTAGAAATTCAGGAAAATTTCAAGAAAACAATTATTTTCATCACCCATGATTTAGATGAGGCACTGCGCATCGGTGATCGAATTGCTTTGATGAAGGATGGCAGTATTATTCAACTTGGAACACCGGAACAAATTATGATGAAGCCCGCAAACGAGTTTGTTGAGAAATTCGTTGAAGATGTCGATTTATCTAAAATATTAACGGCATCACACGTAATGAAACGACCAGAGAAAATCGGTGCAGACCGTGGTCCGAGGGTTGCGCTCGAAATTATGCGGAAACAAGGATATTCCAGTATATTTGTGGTGGACCGTAAGCAAAAGCTATTAGGGGCACTGACAGCTGAACAAGCACGTCTGGCCATTGATCAAAACCAATCTATTTCTGAAGTGATGACAACCGATATCCCAACTGTCGCAGAGGACGCGCTGCTTGTCGATCTTATGGATGCTATCGCAACCTCAAATCTGCCAATATCGGTTATAGATGAAGAGAAAAGAATCAAAGGAATTGTTATTCGCGGAGCCGTAATTGGTGCTTTAGCAGGGAATAAAGATTCTTTAAACGATTTGGAGAGTGAGTGA
- a CDS encoding LysR family transcriptional regulator — MLQVLNEYKNITKTAEKLFISQPALSNRLKQIEKEFGTKIVVRGRNGIQFTPEGEYLAKNADKVISLHKNIKENIMNMNQNVTGTLRIASSNVFTRYKLPAVLKRFQEIFPNIEFQITTGLSKDIFQLIYNHEVHIGFVRGDYNWSDEKDLLFQETLCVASKEAFTLKDLPILPRVDYTTDILLKIAIDNWWRNTFHKPPLIKMEVDQVDIAKDMVISGLGYAVLPSMILNGIDNLHKANITDENGLPIIRETWMYYSAESLELNTVKAFVEFVREFDFGENNV; from the coding sequence ATGTTACAAGTGTTAAATGAATATAAAAATATCACAAAAACGGCGGAGAAATTGTTTATTTCCCAGCCAGCTTTATCAAATCGTCTCAAACAAATAGAAAAAGAGTTTGGTACTAAGATCGTTGTTAGGGGAAGAAATGGGATTCAATTCACACCTGAAGGTGAGTATTTGGCTAAAAATGCGGATAAAGTAATATCTTTGCATAAAAATATCAAAGAAAACATTATGAATATGAACCAAAATGTAACGGGTACTTTAAGAATAGCTAGTTCTAATGTTTTTACAAGATACAAACTGCCTGCTGTTCTGAAACGTTTTCAAGAAATATTTCCTAATATTGAATTTCAGATTACTACAGGATTGAGCAAGGATATCTTTCAATTAATTTATAATCATGAGGTACATATCGGCTTTGTCCGAGGGGATTATAATTGGAGTGATGAAAAGGATTTATTATTTCAAGAAACATTATGTGTAGCCTCCAAAGAAGCGTTTACACTTAAAGATCTACCAATCCTGCCAAGAGTGGATTATACGACAGATATTCTTTTGAAAATCGCGATTGATAATTGGTGGAGAAATACATTTCATAAGCCGCCTTTAATAAAAATGGAAGTAGATCAAGTGGATATAGCGAAGGATATGGTGATAAGCGGGTTAGGCTATGCCGTGTTACCTTCCATGATTTTAAATGGAATAGATAATCTTCATAAGGCAAATATAACGGATGAGAATGGATTGCCTATTATAAGAGAAACATGGATGTATTATAGCGCGGAATCTTTAGAATTAAATACGGTTAAAGCATTTGTAGAATTTGTAAGAGAGTTTGATTTTGGAGAAAATAATGTTTAA
- a CDS encoding acyl-CoA thioesterase has protein sequence MSAKYCKESRVIRTSRIFPNDVNNHNTLFGGRMMSDIDQVASISAARHSRTECVTASTDSVDFLHPVRPTDSVSFESYVSWTGVSSMEIFVKVIAEDLKSGECRIAATALLTFVALDKFHRPTAVPKVIPETEEERKLHETGEARARMRRERKQQSKELAAYLTTKTVIAVC, from the coding sequence ATGTCAGCGAAATATTGTAAGGAATCAAGAGTAATTAGAACAAGTCGTATCTTTCCGAATGATGTAAATAATCATAACACCTTGTTTGGTGGTCGAATGATGAGTGATATAGATCAAGTAGCCTCTATTTCTGCCGCGCGTCATAGCCGAACGGAATGTGTCACAGCTTCAACCGATTCTGTCGACTTCTTACACCCTGTTCGACCAACTGATTCAGTAAGCTTTGAGTCGTATGTGTCATGGACAGGTGTATCTTCGATGGAAATTTTCGTGAAAGTTATTGCGGAAGATTTAAAAAGCGGGGAGTGTAGAATAGCGGCAACGGCACTATTAACATTCGTTGCCCTTGATAAGTTTCACCGTCCTACCGCTGTTCCGAAAGTAATTCCTGAAACAGAAGAAGAAAGGAAATTACATGAAACAGGCGAAGCACGCGCAAGAATGCGACGTGAAAGAAAGCAACAAAGTAAAGAATTAGCTGCTTATTTAACAACAAAAACAGTTATTGCCGTGTGTTAA
- a CDS encoding transcriptional regulator → MIKIGVITAPHSIEEIKQIEPLIQDQCELSFIPYRQLSEIKELYNSHHLFYDGILFSGELGYKIWQQEGTVFQTPTYYLHIPEGDFYKRLFAISNANKHLNFSRVYIDSISKENNYMGLKEVLKKDEFPFSNEIEYSESIYEKTFQQHLSLWQQGKIDLSITRVSNIVELLNQAGIPNIFIFPSKASILEQIQQIINELQISNLLENQWTIGIITIENQDNISDLDFKQILLHKALLEFNEKEKPLSVIQKKHANFEVITSYAELKNLTNEFTECSLLRYLNQTLPFHVHIGWGIGTTLYAAKTSAQTANKQAESNNFPCSYVITANEEVIGPLGEETCLHFTNTVDPQLEQLSETLGISSLRIQKIMAVISKLQTNELTAEDLAYHLGLTLRQAN, encoded by the coding sequence ATGATTAAAATCGGTGTCATCACTGCTCCTCATTCTATCGAGGAGATCAAACAAATTGAACCACTTATCCAAGATCAATGTGAATTAAGCTTTATCCCTTATCGTCAACTGAGTGAGATTAAAGAGCTTTATAATAGTCATCACCTGTTTTATGATGGCATTCTTTTTAGTGGGGAGTTAGGCTATAAAATTTGGCAGCAAGAAGGTACGGTCTTTCAAACCCCAACGTACTACCTACATATTCCAGAAGGGGATTTTTATAAACGCTTATTTGCTATCAGCAATGCCAATAAACATTTAAATTTTTCTCGAGTATATATTGATTCCATTTCTAAAGAGAACAATTATATGGGGCTTAAAGAAGTATTAAAGAAAGACGAATTCCCCTTTTCAAATGAGATAGAATATTCGGAATCCATTTATGAAAAAACATTCCAACAGCATCTATCATTATGGCAACAGGGAAAGATTGATTTATCAATTACTCGTGTGAGCAATATTGTGGAGCTTCTGAATCAAGCTGGCATTCCAAACATTTTTATATTTCCTTCTAAGGCATCCATTTTAGAGCAAATCCAGCAAATCATTAATGAATTGCAAATTTCTAATTTATTAGAAAATCAATGGACAATCGGGATCATTACGATTGAAAACCAGGACAACATATCTGATTTGGATTTTAAACAAATCCTGCTTCATAAAGCACTTTTGGAATTCAATGAAAAAGAGAAACCATTATCTGTTATTCAGAAGAAGCATGCAAATTTTGAAGTGATTACGTCGTATGCTGAGCTCAAGAATTTAACGAATGAATTTACGGAGTGTTCCCTCCTTCGGTATTTGAATCAAACGCTCCCCTTTCATGTACATATAGGATGGGGAATTGGAACTACACTCTATGCGGCTAAAACATCGGCCCAAACGGCAAACAAGCAAGCTGAATCAAACAACTTTCCATGTTCTTATGTCATTACTGCCAACGAAGAAGTAATTGGTCCACTAGGAGAAGAGACTTGTCTTCACTTTACCAATACAGTTGACCCTCAATTAGAACAACTAAGTGAAACGTTAGGTATTTCTAGCCTTCGTATCCAAAAAATAATGGCTGTGATTTCTAAATTACAAACAAATGAACTGACGGCAGAAGATTTAGCTTATCATTTAGGGTTGACGTTACGTCAAGCCAACTGA
- a CDS encoding MFS transporter, whose amino-acid sequence MQENVYNNKTKTTVLTLLFLTWVVNYLDKNSMSVAVITISKEFSLTPTQGGMVISSFFLAYAIMQLIGGWLTDKYGAKKVILISLFVWSVFTIFTGFAWSFISLIIIRFLFGLGEGSFPSASSVALAENFPKEQRGRAKGLLSASTQIGSIISVLLAAVLIESVGWNTMFFIFGALGFVFLLLLWKYLPERAQQKGTTQTQKVSYRNVLKNPTAWLLMLIYFGMSMVNWGLNSWLPSYWVNVRGLELVKTGFISMLPVACSLLGIILSSWALDKLAAGKEKFIIITGAVIGIIALYFTMNASTVTLALTFLCFAYFGVGLLSVVLAIPLKYFPQNSMGSTVGIMYFGGQMAGTIAPTLMGYTITLFNGSYNGAFTLLIGSLFIPIIASLFLKLNSTKQEIGSEVA is encoded by the coding sequence ATGCAAGAAAACGTATACAACAATAAAACAAAAACGACTGTTTTAACGCTGCTTTTTTTAACATGGGTCGTTAATTATCTAGACAAAAACTCTATGAGCGTAGCAGTCATTACCATTTCCAAAGAATTCAGCCTAACTCCTACTCAAGGTGGGATGGTTATTAGTAGCTTCTTCCTTGCTTACGCAATTATGCAATTAATTGGTGGATGGCTGACTGATAAATACGGAGCGAAAAAAGTTATTCTTATTTCATTGTTTGTTTGGTCCGTCTTTACGATTTTTACTGGATTTGCTTGGTCATTTATTTCATTGATTATTATTCGCTTTTTATTTGGACTTGGAGAAGGAAGTTTTCCGTCGGCTAGTTCTGTAGCCTTGGCAGAAAATTTTCCTAAAGAACAGCGTGGGCGAGCAAAGGGATTGTTATCAGCCTCTACTCAAATTGGTTCAATCATCTCCGTCTTGCTAGCTGCTGTACTAATTGAAAGTGTAGGCTGGAATACGATGTTCTTCATTTTTGGGGCGCTCGGATTTGTTTTTCTTCTTTTACTTTGGAAGTACTTGCCGGAAAGAGCGCAGCAAAAGGGAACTACTCAAACACAAAAAGTGTCTTATAGAAATGTTCTGAAAAATCCAACGGCTTGGCTGCTGATGTTGATTTATTTTGGGATGAGCATGGTAAATTGGGGACTAAACTCATGGTTACCTTCTTATTGGGTAAACGTTCGTGGGCTCGAGTTGGTCAAAACAGGGTTTATTTCTATGCTTCCAGTAGCATGTTCTCTCCTCGGAATCATACTCAGCTCATGGGCATTAGATAAACTGGCTGCAGGAAAAGAAAAGTTTATCATTATTACAGGTGCAGTTATTGGAATTATCGCACTGTACTTCACAATGAATGCATCAACAGTAACATTGGCGCTTACATTCCTTTGTTTTGCCTATTTTGGAGTAGGACTTCTTTCTGTTGTTCTTGCTATTCCGTTGAAATATTTCCCGCAAAATTCAATGGGTTCGACAGTTGGTATTATGTATTTTGGAGGGCAAATGGCTGGTACAATTGCACCAACTTTAATGGGATATACAATTACATTATTTAATGGTTCCTATAACGGGGCTTTCACATTATTAATAGGATCCCTTTTCATCCCAATTATAGCGAGTCTTTTCTTGAAATTAAATTCAACGAAACAAGAAATAGGAAGTGAAGTAGCGTGA
- a CDS encoding M20 family metallopeptidase: MSDIQKIIELIEQKKDKWVSVSNQIWEFAETRFEEFRSAELICQTLESEGFSVEKDIAGIPTAFVGSFGTGNPVVAILGEYDALSGLSQKGGISVAEPVELGGNGHGCGHNLLGTGSLAAAVALKDMMEQEGLQGTIKYYGCPAEEGGSGKAYMARAGCFNEVDFALCWHPWTTNTILPGNSLANYQVYYKFKGKSAHAAVQPHLGRSALDAVELMNVGVNYLREHIISEARVHYAITNTGGFSPNVVQAEGEVLYLIRAPKTPEVQGIYERICDIARGAALMTGTEVEIVFDKACSNLVPNVTLNATMAEVFSEIGTPTYNEEEIHFAEQLHATLAVEDKVNEINKLPKAVASDLKDKVICDIIYPYADDIADAPLGGSTDVGDVSWIVPTAQVGTACWVLGTPAHTWQVVTIGSTSIGHKGMLQAGKVLAGTALEVIKNPKLLEKAKQELKERLNGEVYKCPIPEEVMPASKRK; encoded by the coding sequence GTGAGTGACATTCAAAAAATTATAGAGCTTATTGAACAAAAAAAAGATAAATGGGTCAGCGTTAGCAATCAAATTTGGGAATTTGCAGAAACGCGTTTTGAAGAGTTTCGCTCCGCTGAGCTCATCTGTCAAACCCTTGAATCGGAAGGGTTTTCGGTCGAAAAAGATATTGCAGGAATCCCTACCGCTTTTGTTGGCAGCTTTGGAACTGGGAATCCGGTTGTGGCCATTCTTGGTGAATATGATGCGCTTTCCGGGCTAAGCCAAAAAGGAGGTATTTCCGTTGCAGAGCCAGTTGAATTGGGTGGGAACGGACATGGCTGTGGTCATAACCTGTTAGGTACAGGTTCGCTTGCTGCTGCGGTCGCTCTTAAAGATATGATGGAGCAGGAAGGACTGCAAGGAACAATCAAGTATTACGGTTGCCCAGCAGAAGAAGGCGGTTCAGGTAAAGCGTATATGGCACGAGCCGGTTGTTTTAATGAGGTTGACTTTGCTTTATGCTGGCATCCGTGGACAACAAATACAATCTTGCCAGGGAATTCACTAGCCAACTACCAAGTTTATTACAAATTTAAAGGGAAAAGTGCACATGCAGCTGTTCAGCCACATTTGGGCAGAAGCGCGCTTGATGCTGTGGAGCTAATGAACGTGGGCGTCAACTACTTACGTGAACATATCATTTCCGAAGCAAGAGTTCATTACGCCATTACGAACACAGGAGGGTTTTCGCCAAATGTCGTTCAAGCAGAAGGGGAAGTGCTTTATTTAATTCGTGCTCCTAAAACGCCTGAAGTTCAGGGAATTTATGAAAGAATTTGCGATATCGCAAGAGGGGCCGCACTTATGACAGGTACGGAAGTTGAAATTGTTTTTGATAAAGCTTGTTCTAATTTGGTTCCTAATGTAACGCTGAATGCTACAATGGCTGAAGTGTTTAGTGAGATTGGTACTCCGACTTATAATGAAGAAGAAATTCATTTTGCAGAACAGTTGCATGCCACATTAGCTGTAGAAGATAAGGTTAATGAAATCAACAAATTACCGAAAGCAGTAGCGAGCGATCTAAAGGACAAAGTAATTTGCGATATTATTTATCCGTACGCTGATGATATAGCTGATGCACCCCTCGGAGGCTCGACAGATGTTGGGGATGTCAGTTGGATCGTACCGACTGCCCAGGTAGGTACTGCATGCTGGGTATTGGGGACACCTGCACACACCTGGCAAGTTGTGACCATCGGTTCTACATCCATTGGTCATAAAGGAATGCTTCAAGCAGGAAAAGTTTTAGCGGGGACCGCATTGGAAGTAATAAAAAATCCAAAACTATTAGAAAAAGCTAAACAGGAACTAAAAGAACGATTAAACGGTGAGGTTTATAAATGTCCAATCCCTGAAGAAGTTATGCCCGCGAGTAAAAGAAAATGA
- a CDS encoding alpha/beta fold hydrolase, whose translation MSKIHHSIRSIIDSNIPFEIGRFKQHSPIDIYLKYYGLEIGTIDYRYGFVNCCEEKIFIQSFKPTNPRAIVLVLHGYLDHTGSMSNLINFLIKNNYHVISYDLQGHGLSSGKRAFIESFDQYADVFTEVCETYIKPYTTLPKYLIAHSTGAAISVEYLLRSSSIFHHVILLAPLIRSYAWNLSKIGLSIMSPFVKELQRVFKVNSSNSEYLRFVKSDPLQHNKISVKWIKALSAWNEKIINYPKLEDSLLVIQGDRDKTVDWKYNLNFIRHKFPKSQIRIIKHGNHQLINENNRLVVSVLDCISKQFLQIDHAQS comes from the coding sequence ATGAGTAAAATTCATCATTCTATCAGAAGTATAATAGATAGTAATATTCCTTTTGAGATTGGAAGATTTAAACAACATTCTCCCATTGATATCTACCTTAAATATTATGGACTAGAAATTGGTACCATTGATTATAGATATGGTTTTGTGAATTGTTGTGAAGAGAAAATCTTTATTCAATCATTTAAACCTACAAACCCTCGTGCGATTGTTTTAGTTCTTCATGGTTATTTGGATCATACAGGTTCGATGAGTAATTTAATTAATTTTTTAATAAAAAATAATTACCATGTGATTAGTTATGATTTGCAAGGACACGGGCTATCTAGTGGAAAAAGGGCATTTATTGAAAGTTTTGATCAGTATGCGGATGTCTTTACGGAAGTCTGTGAAACTTACATCAAACCATATACTACACTTCCAAAGTACTTAATTGCTCATAGTACAGGTGCAGCAATTTCAGTTGAATATTTGCTGAGATCTTCTTCAATTTTTCATCATGTCATTTTGTTAGCTCCACTTATTCGTTCCTATGCATGGAATCTATCAAAAATTGGTTTAAGTATTATGTCCCCATTTGTTAAGGAGTTACAAAGAGTATTTAAAGTAAACTCATCCAATTCAGAATATTTAAGGTTTGTTAAAAGTGATCCATTACAGCATAATAAAATTTCAGTAAAGTGGATAAAGGCCTTGTCTGCATGGAATGAAAAAATAATAAATTATCCAAAATTAGAAGATAGTCTTTTGGTCATTCAAGGTGATCGAGATAAAACGGTAGATTGGAAATATAATCTTAATTTTATAAGACATAAGTTCCCGAAAAGTCAAATTCGTATCATTAAACATGGTAATCATCAATTAATAAATGAAAACAATAGGTTAGTAGTTAGTGTATTGGATTGCATTTCAAAACAATTTCTACAGATAGATCATGCTCAGTCTTAG
- a CDS encoding ATP-binding protein gives MTTSLAAHEISYGLIELHPDGTIQSVNDKAKRLLLSDESDTNYLFHQIKNKEVKAKLHECFMGKHNEFMATIDSQPYFFLFHKTPEDQKGQNIYLYIFNLHYLQQHHDHTNLNNHLLSSIGEMAAGIAHEVRNPLTAVKGFLQLISQTDQSEYSQIALSELERAIHILNDLMSVSKPEFTQEELIDFNICTEIESILLLFQNQLYSIHVIKQFDNENIRIIGQKDQLKKALFNLIKNAIEAMPKGGTLVIEQTEDYENIHLSISDSGVGIPKDKLRLLGTPFFTMKQDGKGMGLAQVFNAIQNNHAKIRVTSEEGQGTTFFLSFKKTLKHSVPFTGGDSMVQTIDTKHSLAEFLSNNIHFYTSEWMQYLQATKSYLISLLNENGETENYKKFGNPIMLLVAQNISELKTEQIMDVAKERGVRSAKTEFPMHLAWELFQSSRGIIWNSIRAFYNESEKTLDMDQFFALERRVNDIIDLYIDSYTAYFVSYKEELLKSHRETVDELSVPIIPIADKVCILPIVGNVDTFRARKIREKTLVRVKELKAEQLIIDISGVPFVDTAVVNHLFKIVKGIKLLGCSTILTGISPEIADTMIELGIEIDNELKTRSDLQQALHDIQFARKN, from the coding sequence TTGACCACATCACTCGCCGCTCATGAAATTTCATATGGTCTAATTGAACTTCACCCTGATGGTACAATTCAAAGTGTTAATGATAAAGCAAAAAGGCTGTTATTATCAGATGAAAGTGACACAAACTATTTGTTTCATCAAATTAAAAACAAAGAAGTGAAAGCAAAGCTTCATGAATGTTTCATGGGTAAACATAATGAATTTATGGCAACAATCGATTCACAGCCTTACTTTTTTTTATTCCATAAAACGCCGGAAGATCAAAAGGGACAGAATATTTATCTTTACATATTTAACCTTCATTACCTGCAGCAGCATCATGATCATACAAATTTGAATAATCATTTACTATCGTCAATTGGAGAAATGGCAGCAGGAATTGCCCACGAAGTTCGCAATCCTTTAACAGCCGTAAAAGGATTTCTTCAATTAATTAGTCAAACTGATCAAAGTGAATATTCGCAAATTGCTTTAAGTGAGTTAGAACGAGCAATTCATATTTTAAATGATTTAATGAGCGTCTCTAAGCCTGAATTTACGCAAGAGGAATTAATAGATTTTAATATATGCACTGAAATAGAATCCATTTTGCTTTTATTTCAAAACCAGCTATATTCAATCCATGTCATTAAACAATTTGATAATGAAAATATCAGAATTATTGGTCAAAAAGATCAACTCAAAAAAGCTTTGTTCAATTTAATTAAAAATGCGATTGAAGCGATGCCTAAAGGCGGAACGCTCGTTATTGAACAAACTGAGGACTATGAAAATATTCATCTTAGCATCTCAGATTCTGGTGTTGGTATTCCAAAAGATAAATTGCGTTTACTCGGTACTCCGTTCTTTACAATGAAACAAGATGGAAAAGGAATGGGGCTTGCACAAGTTTTTAATGCGATTCAAAATAATCATGCCAAAATACGGGTAACAAGCGAGGAAGGACAAGGAACCACTTTCTTTCTATCATTCAAAAAAACACTTAAACATTCAGTTCCATTTACAGGGGGAGATTCTATGGTACAAACCATTGACACGAAACATAGTTTAGCAGAATTTCTAAGTAACAATATCCATTTTTACACAAGTGAATGGATGCAATACTTACAAGCAACTAAAAGCTATTTAATATCTCTTTTAAATGAAAATGGAGAGACGGAAAATTACAAAAAATTCGGTAATCCAATTATGCTGCTTGTGGCTCAAAATATTAGTGAATTAAAAACCGAACAAATTATGGATGTTGCTAAGGAAAGAGGCGTCCGCAGTGCTAAAACTGAATTTCCAATGCACTTAGCTTGGGAGCTTTTCCAATCATCTCGCGGCATCATTTGGAACTCTATCCGAGCTTTCTATAATGAATCTGAAAAGACGCTTGATATGGACCAATTTTTTGCTTTAGAGCGTCGTGTAAACGATATTATTGATTTATATATCGATTCTTATACAGCATATTTCGTCAGCTATAAAGAAGAATTACTAAAAAGCCATCGTGAAACGGTTGATGAATTATCCGTTCCGATTATTCCAATCGCTGATAAAGTATGCATACTCCCAATTGTGGGGAATGTCGATACATTCCGAGCACGAAAAATCCGTGAAAAAACACTCGTTCGTGTGAAAGAGCTAAAAGCGGAACAATTAATTATTGATATCTCAGGTGTTCCATTTGTCGATACAGCCGTTGTTAACCATTTATTTAAAATTGTCAAAGGTATTAAATTATTAGGATGTTCTACCATCTTAACAGGAATCAGCCCAGAAATTGCTGACACCATGATTGAACTCGGTATTGAAATTGACAATGAACTCAAAACAAGATCAGATTTGCAACAAGCATTACACGACATCCAGTTTGCTAGAAAAAATTAA
- a CDS encoding anti-sigma regulatory factor, translated as MYKIIIDREDDVYMASTIGKKVAENCGLNKSDQTKLVVSIMELARNIVFYADKGEIFINPMPPYEIEIIAIDRGPGIANIDDALNNVVPSKKGLGLGLSGVKRLMDEFDITSTVNIGTKVRAVKWLNERTVRYFDHITRRS; from the coding sequence TTGTATAAAATCATTATTGATCGAGAAGATGATGTGTACATGGCTAGTACAATCGGGAAAAAAGTTGCAGAGAATTGCGGACTAAATAAAAGCGATCAAACCAAATTAGTTGTATCTATTATGGAATTAGCTCGCAATATTGTTTTTTATGCTGATAAAGGAGAAATCTTTATTAATCCGATGCCTCCTTATGAAATTGAAATTATTGCTATTGATCGAGGTCCCGGAATAGCGAATATTGATGATGCTTTAAATAATGTAGTTCCTTCCAAAAAAGGATTAGGCTTAGGTTTATCAGGAGTGAAACGCTTAATGGATGAATTTGATATTACTAGCACGGTCAATATAGGTACAAAAGTTAGGGCCGTAAAATGGCTAAATGAAAGGACGGTTAGATACTTTGACCACATCACTCGCCGCTCATGA
- a CDS encoding DMT family transporter: protein MNLLFPLLALLGGAAVAIQSQINGGLGKKVGVLEASLISFGVGTIALLFIVLFWGKGNLLSVTDVPKWQLIGGLLGAFFVIVTVLVVPKIGVAPALIGIVAGQIIIGAIVDHFGLFGGQRIPINIQKVAAIALLFASLYLFNHK, encoded by the coding sequence GTGAATTTATTATTTCCGTTGCTAGCTTTGCTTGGCGGAGCAGCTGTAGCAATTCAGAGTCAGATTAACGGGGGGCTAGGAAAAAAAGTAGGTGTGTTAGAAGCTTCATTAATCTCCTTTGGAGTGGGAACAATTGCTTTATTATTTATTGTTTTATTCTGGGGAAAGGGAAATCTATTGTCTGTTACAGATGTTCCAAAGTGGCAATTGATTGGCGGCTTACTTGGAGCATTTTTTGTTATTGTAACCGTTTTAGTTGTCCCGAAAATAGGTGTCGCTCCTGCTCTTATTGGAATTGTTGCCGGACAAATCATTATTGGAGCAATTGTCGATCATTTTGGTCTATTTGGCGGGCAGCGTATCCCAATTAATATACAAAAAGTGGCTGCGATTGCTTTGTTATTTGCTTCATTATACTTGTTTAATCATAAGTAG